The genomic DNA GGAGATTTGGGGTCAGGAATGTCATTTAAGAGTAGCCTGTTCGGTCTGTCAGGATATTTTGCACATATTTATTGTAGTGAGGTTTTTTGGTGAACAGTTTATCTTAATGAAAGCTTAGATTAGAGTTGAGTAGTTACTGCTTTTGTAAAGCAGTGTGTACTTAGCACTGGTTTTTGGTCCAGGTTTGCAGTGCAGTTTGGACACTGCATTGAGTTCTGTCAGCTGCTGTCTTTGTATGAGCAACTTTGAGCAATACCatcattttctgtatgttttctgtgtattttaaataccAGCAATAGTATTACTGTAGAGCACAGCAAGATGTATAGCTGAATGAGTCTTTGTGATTAGAACTGCTGAAAATTGCGTACAAGCTCTATTAGCAAGAAATGGCTTTTCAGGTTCTAAAATTGTTAAgcatttctttattaaaaaaaaaaaaagtgttcgTGAAGTCTGAATACAAAGCTACTACTGTAGGAGTCTGTTTctacaggagaaaacaaatcaatcaTTCAATCCCGCTGTGACCCAGTTTGCACAGTGAACAGAAAGCTAGTCTGGTTTTCTGATATTAAACATTTGATGAGAGATTTCTCAATTCCCTCTGCTTTGAACGGTTTAAGTCTTGGCTTTTCTCTTGGCTTGTTTTCAACTCCATTTTACTAATTTGGTTGTAGTGTAGCAATGGACTAGATGCTAACCAGCTCTCCCCGAAGAAACGCAGAGAGATGAACAAAAATTACATTGAAGATATAGCCAACGAGGCTATCAACTTGCTGTGGAATGTGTGGTGAGTTCTGCATTAGCACTGGCCTCTTAGAAAAGCTAAATGAAATTGCTGCTGAAAGAGCACGGTGGCTGAGGCAGAAAGGAAGCTGCTGTCCTTGCAcaagcagctgtgctcagtTGCCCACCTgatttctgcctgcagctgctgtgtgtgacatTCGTAGTCGTATGGCAGGTCcacatctgaaatacaaaagtAATCCATGATAGCAGATCAGCTCGTAAGtgaaggaatttaaaaatacatgaaggTGGTCTTTAGTTTCTTGCATTGATCATCCTCAGTTGGGGTGCTGTTTTGTGAAAGTTCTGTCATAGACTCTGTGAAGACACTTGTACACTTTGAGTTGGGTGGTGCTGCGTGCAGCCTTGTCAATGCCTGCTATAAATACAGGGGGCAGATGTttgagctttgctttgcttttcctacAGCTTACTCCATCTGCAGGTCTTTCCAAAAGTTAGTATTAAGTGTTGGAACAAACTGCCCCGTAGTGACTGAAGCACTCATAGATCTGCATAATTATGTGAGAATATGAGTAGCTCAGTGAGTAATTGGCTCTGGAACCACTAAGTAAATGGAGAgtaaatgcatatttaaatgaaaatctctTCTGAAAGTTCTCCgggaattttgttttctcttcattttgtaaCAGCTGCACATCTCTGGTCCATAGAGAATCTTGTTTTGTACATTGCAGTATTGCAAAGGAGTTCCCTGTCTGATTGGATGCTGACTTGAGGCCTTAtctgtaaaatgtgtttttgagGGGTTGAAAGTGGTGCAGGAACTGCTTGCTCAGCACCTTGCATGAACTATGTGGACAAtttttagtggttttttttttaatgacagcttTTGTAGACACCAGTGCTTTTTAAGAGGAACTGCAGTCATTAAGTGTGCTCTAAATCCCTTTTGTGTGCATTGAACCCTGTGGCTCTGACCATGAACTGCTGGCATCACTGCTAAGTGTGGTGCTGATCAAACTGGGGCTGGCTTTGATGCCCAGGCAGTATTTTCACAAGTGGATTTCTGAATAGCACTGTAGGTAGTTAGGTCCTGTGCCTCCTTTAGTTAGAATTTGTCTTGTTTAATATTTTAGTTGAAAAATTGAAGTAGCTGTGAAAACTTGAAGAGATATGAATTCCACAGTtgataacagaaagaaatgacacGTTTAACACTGTTTTGGTGTACCTTTCTGGATGTCAGGCAGATGTCATTTTGCAGAGTAAATGACTGCAGTGATAGGAGGGGCAGCAGCCCAGTCTCAGTCGGGATGTGAGGGTGAAGTCATCCACGTGGGCTGGCCGGGGCCCATGGCTGcgtgctgcctgctgtgttcAGGCTGTCTCTGCTCAAAGAAGGATGTACTTAGCCTGATAAACTCCTGAATAATGTGTGTGAGGAAGCAGCTGTCACAGGGCAGCTTTCCTCAGAGGTATCCTGGGTATCCCAGCcccttttcttgtgttttgtagGGTTGGCCATCACCGTGATGAGCTCTTTGGCTAATATGTCATTCTTAAGTAGGTCTTAAAACTATAAATGTGAGAAATACCAAGTATGTGTTACTTAAAATTTTGTTAGAATTACTTTCCCCTGGGAAAAGTGTTTtaattgatctttttttttttttatgcattaGTGAATGCAACAGTACAGCAGTATCCATATTCAATAAAGAAGGGTGtctggaggctgtgctgcattACATTAAGAAATTTTCCACGAATGTGGATCTGGCTATTTCAGTAGGTAAGTTGTAAAAAGAGGAGGTGGGATctgaagatttgttttttttctttactgtctGAATGTAACACTGATGTCAAATGCACTGCATAATGAACCTGCCTTAGTGTTGCTTAAACTGCACACTGGATAGAAAACTTTGAATTCCTTTCTGAACAATACAGTGTTCAGAAATCCAAAAGTGGAATGGAGCCTTGATGGTTACATGGGTGGAAAAGGTCTGTGGAAAGAAAGTGCTTGAGGGAggtgtattttttatttttatttttttcagtagatcAAAGTAAATGGTCtatctggaaacaaaacaaaaaattaagtGGCTGCTATCACtgtgaatgcatttttattagTAGCACTGTAATTATGGTCTTATATAGTCTCAGTGGTGTCTGTGCttgcagcacttttttttttgtattttccttaatCAGTATATGGCGCAGAAATTGGATTTCATGTAGCTGAAATTGATACAAGTTCTGTGTCCGACAGCACTCTCCTcactgccctgcctgcagcatgtTTGCTGAAGTATGTCTGTTAACCTCAGCCACAAATTGTGAAGGATGGTGTCATGCTGCTACAGTATGAAGCTGCATTGCGTATTTTTCCCGTGTTTAATTATTCCAACTTTTGGGAATGCAGTGCTTTCTTGTTAGGAGACTGAAATTTACTATTGGATTTGTTAattaattattgcttttttcctttgctgcagcaAATTGCTTACAGGCAGTGACAGAAGATAATCCAGATCTCCTTTCTTCATTCAATGCCTCTATGCAGCAAGTCTTGGAAACAGTGATGCTGTGTCCAGAGAGCACAATGAAGCACATCCTTTTGAGAACACTGATAGCAGGTAGGGTGTCTGAGGCAGTCCTTCTGTTGTTCTGGGTGGCACAAGAGGTAAAGGAGGGTGAGAGGGCTGGAAGGCTTCCTCTTCTCACCTTCACATCCACTTGTGATGATGTGCTGACATTAGCTGTAAGCAGTGCTTGCAGAGTTGGTTCATGAAgttatttcttcctctcaggATTGTGTTTGTACTGAAGTGAAATGCAGACCTACATGTCTGTAAAGAATCGTCTCCAATGCTTGATTCTGAGTTTGTTACTCTGGTCATCCActttaaatgtttgtttgcttttcacaaGTCAAATGAGTCAGTAATAAGTAGTACAGGAATTGTTTTGATCTTACCTCAAGTACGGGGtttttttacttcagatttTCTCCCTTGTTCTCTGTACCTCAACTGCTCAACCATGGTGACTTTTAGTACTGGAGTGCAATAAATGAGTTTAATTTTGAGAATCCTCAGAAATAATTATCTTGTggattagaattttttttcctaaaggtaAAAGTGTCAACATAACTTCTTATAAATACTGTGTGCATTCTTACATACTGGAATTTCCCTGAGCTTCAGGCGTGAATATTGGGCAGTTATTACATAGCAGTGTATGGAGTGctacaaaagaaatgcaaatctgCGGAGAAAAGACTTGTGGACTCGTACAGAAATACAAGCCGTAACTATTGTAACTCATGGAGGCCGTGTCTTCACAGAACATACGGCTCTAACAGAGCTGGGATTTGACAATTTAATGCATTTTCGTGTTTCAACATTTCATATATAGGCACCATCTGGAATATCAAGGAAACCATTCCACCAGGCAGCCTGGGAAGCATGGTTAATGCAATCCTGAAGATTTTCTCGGAATCATTAGCAATAGATGCTGGTGAAACAATTATTCGTATgaatgaagctgaaaaaaacagattaaaagctgctgcagaggcagaaacTGAGGAAAACGTGATTGATGTTACAAACAACTGTGCTATAAGTGAAGATGATGGCATGGAAGAAATATCTAAAGGAAAAGGCGGTGGAGAACATGACATCTCAGACCTGCTTCCAGTAAGTGCGGCTGGCTGGCTCTGGGAGCTTTGTGCCTTTGCATGCCTGTTGCTGTGTAGTGTTTGCCAGAGTAACTAGCTGCTACAGTCACTAATCTCAACTCCCAAATGGCTTGTCTGTTTTAGTTAAGACTTCAGAGCTGAGCATGGAGAATTTCAGCACAGGTTGTTCAAATGTGGTTAAGTTGAGCAACACATAAGGAAAgcacatttccattttgttggCTAGTGGGAAGTGTAGGCTTATCTGACTCTTTTACCTCTAGCTAGTGCAGGAAGTCCTGAGTCCTGCATAAGGTGAGTGTGATGTTTAATGGCTTTAAGTGTTCGGTGGAGATTGCAGAGAGATAACAAATGCAttcactgttctgtttgtgaaaaataaagtagaaataaatatttctgctagGACTTTAGGTGACATATTAGTAATCTTTTCCATTACAACTTTAGTTCagatgaaatttttaaaagtaacgTTTCATCCCTAGTAGAGATGGTCATCTGAAATATCAGTCAGAGAGATGATAGGCAGATAGATCTTAATGTTTTTTCAAAGCTTTGCTGAGGGGTAAGAAGAGGAATGGCTGGGTTGTATTTCTCACTGGCAGTCTAGATGCTGTAAATTCCACTGATATGTTGTTTTCCAGAATTaaattttgcatcttttttttctttagtctgATAAATGGGAGCTGAAAGAAGTGACAGCCTTATTGATGGCTCAGCAGACTGCTCTGGAAATCATTGTTAATATGTGCTGCAGCGAAGGTTTGTAGGAATCTTCCCCTCCATTGCAAGTGGTGGCGTGGCTTTTGTTTCTGGGATAAGTCATGTTTAGTTTGCCATTTGGTGATCTTAGCCTTTAAGGGGAATTTGCATAGAATTGCCATTCCTGCCTGATGCCCTCATCTGGCTGAGAATCACAGTAATTAATTCTATTACttatttaagtatttttgtCACTTAAATAGCTTCTACTACTTACACATTTTTGCATGTTACTGCACGTACCGTATGATTTAAAGGGAAGGCTTTGTTCTGAGTGCTTGTGCCAAAGATATATTTCCTAAAACAGTCCCGCAACAAGTTCTTTGATTCAGTTAGAGCGCAGTCTGAGTGTTAATCTGATACAATATTGAGGTGAATCCTGTTACAGCAATGGGgtgtctattttttttaaggagagaATTCTTCTAGTTTTGATTAAATTACTGCATATCTTACATTTAATACTACCTGTGTGGCAGAAGAAGTAGAGGTGGCTTTTGCATGAAACTctagcagcagcagtgcagatgtAGACTGTTGAGAGCGCTGCCATgatcagctgcttttttttttttttaaagaaaaatgctggagGGGGAGTAGGAAAAAGATACAGGAGATCTTTTTTGAACTCTGATAATCAACATGTTGATGGCTTTTCTTCAAATCCATGGGGAGACAAATAAGTGATTCACagattctgtttaaaaacaagaaaactatCAATTCTAGTCACTAACACAATTTGTGAGGCTGATGTAAAAGTACTCATATAGGAGATGTCTTTGTAGGTAAATCTTTTCACATCCTAACAAAATGCAGAGTAATAGCCAGGTATTCGCattagggatttttttcttttatggcagaaggaaattcttcaccTTATATGTGAAGCTTTTTTTGTAACTGTGTTTCTCATCTAATGAGCTGTAATTCATAAGCTCTCCCCTTTAATTGGAAAATCTCTTGTAGATAAGTTGCATATTCTACCATTCGCTCAGTGTAAGGTAAAGTTGACTGTGTTGTATTTCACTGCAGAACTTCACCCATACATGGGCAGAGAAAACTGTAGTCAGTAGAAATTAAGAGGAATCCAGAGGCAGCTGTTGATTTAATTTTCAGGTTATTTGATGACTGAAATAGCTTTTGCCATTATGCTGGCTTGATGAAAACATTCGGTTTGCCACACAACTAAGGGAAATAGCCAGGTTGGCAaataggtgttttttttaactgagtaCTGGCTGGCATCTGGGAGGAGAAACAGTACTCTCATCCTTAGCAGGCATGGAGGAAGCAGTCAGGAATCAGCATTGTTGTCCAGAGTTCACAGGTTGCCAGCCCTAGTTAGGATAGGATTGCCATAGGAAGTGCTGCTGTATTTCCGAGAACATTACAAGAAACCTGATCTTAGTTGTGGGTGATCCAGTTTCTGCTCTCTGAGCTGTGATACCGCTGCTGTAGTTTTTGTTGCTGAACTGCTAGGTCAGCTAGCACAGTGGtcatttaattttcagagattttttccttctttgctttaagATGCTgcttctaaaaaaaaacccaaaaaaccgCTTCCATCTGCAAGAAACGTATTGAGAAGGAGGTGTCAGCTTTATCTGCATGTTTGCTCTTGCACTGAGGCAGGGCCTTGTTGGTAGAACGTGAAAGATGACGTGTTTTCTCATGCAGAAAGTAGTAACACCAGTGCATCGTAGGGGTGGAATTATCTGGGTGTTACCATAAGCAAAATAATGACCATGTGATCAGGTGGTCACAGCCTAACAAGCTACTTTGCATCATGTGAACAGTAGTCATCACCTTTTAAATAAAGTCTTAGAAGTTATTGAATGCAGGTGCTCAATGGAGGTGAAGTACAATAAGAGAGtaaatgaatgtattttaagTGAATGACTTTACTTTTTGCCACAGAAGTGCATGGCTACCACACTAGTCTCCATAGGGACTAGATGACACATTAGTCTTTTGTCAAACAAAATTACATGAAGGTAGATATTAATATGTATAATTTTGTCACGTTAGTTAAAAATCCTGACCTTTTAACAGAGGCAGAAATTTCATCCCTCAGTGAGGAGGATCATTCCTACTGGTAGACTTGGAATTTGTGTAAACACCAATTGTGCACTGGTTAAAATGTAACCAGATCTGAAACATTAGATAGCTTACTGTAAATGGATGTGGATGTAGGAATACCGGGTTAAATGTAAGTGATGGACTTGTGCTCATCAGGCCCAGGCTACTTTTTGCCACGGACACATTATTTACTTTGTTGTAGCTGTGCCCACTGATATCCTTACTTCAACACCTCTCCCCACAGCTGTTCCCACAGAAAATATCAACCCAGTTTAACTTACATATTTGTACTTCTAATTTACTTAAAATATGTTGTCTGAAAAAGCTGTCAGAGGTTGATTTAGATTGCTTTGGCTGGCTTTGTTGTCATGATTTCCTTTTCACTAGCTTTCTGTGAGAACAGCACCACCTTCATCCAACCCCATTAGTGCCCAGTCAGAAGAGGTCTTTCTATGACTTAAGCATTCTTAGAACAGTTGCCTTAATCTGATTACAGGTATTACAAAGGTTAAACGAATGTGTGTGCATGGTTGAATCTATCTCAAAAAGCAAATTGGTGCAGTCCAAGTTACAATCTTAGTAAATGTTTAATGTTTCTcaagaaatgcttcttttttgcCTTATCTGATATCTTTAGGTAAAGCATAGTTAACACCTGACGATGAGGTGTCTGTGTTTGGAGAATCTCCTTCAGAAGAGGagtgaatataaaataaataatattttagtgTCACAGTTTAAACAAAAGTGGTACCACGTTTGTAACTGTGGCTTAATGGTTCTTGGGCTACGTGGATTTCATTAGGGCACTGGAACTTAAGACTTAAACCAAGAACTGGAGCCAGGTATAATTCAGTAGTGGGGTCACATTTacaaacttttctttttgctttcagatcCCTCTGATGATGAGTGGGAAGAGCTCTCCAGCAGTGATGAAAGTGACCTGTTTATGGAAAACTCATACAGTGAGGGCAGTGGGCTGCTGATGTCACCCCTGTGCCTCTCTGCTGAGGTtcactcagcatttctgaacaaCCTCATTCCAAAGaaggtattttcttttgtttccaatATGTGCTACGTTCTCTCAtttgtttccagtttctctCCTAAGTTAGGCAAACTAATCTCTCCACTCCACTTGGAGAAGATGAAATTCATTTAAAGACAGTTTagcttttttgttattttggtttttgttttctcctggaGATGTAGCAGCATTTCATGGGTTGTCTTTGTCTGAATAATGTAAGTTGGAATAGAAGATTCTTTGAGAACCTTTGtgctttgttgtttcttgtttggtttttggcCATTTTGTTGTGTTATAATTAATTTGgctttttcaaaatacaaaggTTATTTCTTGATTTGGTTGTGAAAGAGGTGACctgcaaaaagaaagggaagctTAATTAGAAGCTTGGCTGCCAAATGTTCATGttagctgagggaactggaagtAACCTGTGTGAATGACAATagtcagcactgaaaaaatgcaCGTTCCTCTTTTACCCTATTTAATACGTGCTGTCTGAAGTACAATATCTGACACTGACAAAAATTAAATTGTTCTTGTTCCAGAATTGTTTTGGTCATTGCTATATAGGGTTGTAAATACAAAATCCCTGATCTCAACCCAATTATTAGTGTGATTCAGCATTCACTTGAGGTGAAAACTTTCAGGGCTTTTTGTACTCAGTAGCAGGCAGTGTGAGCTTCATGTTGAGGTATTTTAAATTTGCAGTCATCTGAGAATTCTGTAACAGTTTGTgagaagagagatttaaaaaaaatgagaaagaatagTAGAGATCTAGAAGATCACCTGATGCACAGTACAGTTAGATACTTAAGAAAAGCTGTGCTAAACCTGTGTTTGATTGCTCGTTTTTGAGTGACTGAGGAAGATTCTAGCATTTTTAGCATGTGAGTGCTTGTTACCCTCAAAGCTCTGAGGACAGTCAAGTATGAAATACATTTACTTGAGGTATCTGTTTGACATTAAGCTGAAAATTCAATCTTCCCATCCCCATGctgtagagaagaaaaacaaaagctttcttgctaaacctttttttttcccctccccagaTTCTtgaaaaaactgcttttccGAACAGTGTTGCTCTAGACATCTGTATGCACAATCCGTCTTGGAAACCGTTAATTAAAAAGTAGGAATTTCATTGTCTCTCTTACTACTTTTCATATATACTCAGTTTTAGAGCTCTTAGAAGGACTGTTCATCTTTGGGTTACTTGTAAGATCTGGAAAATGGCAGATCTGATGCTTCATTTTCAATGAAGAGATGCAGATCTTTGGGTAAACCGCACACCAGATCACATCCTTACTTAATTCAAGatctttctctgcatttctgcgTTTATTTACAAAGGTCTGCTAAGTGCACTTTTTGTTTTCGTTTCAGACTGAACACAGTGCAGTGTAGAGCCTTAACCTGTCTTCATAGCATTTTGTTGGTGTCAGATGTGGATTGCCTTGGAGGAGCCTCAGCACTTCAGTCACTTGCACAACATCTCTCACAGCTGATCTTTTCTAAAACAGGTAAGGTGTTTAGAGGCTTGCTGGCTTATCATATAGGTCTAAAGTAGCCACTATGCATATTAGGTTTTATTGCcattttattaataattgtATTGCATTAATCTTTCAAAATAAGATACTGAGTATCAGAAACATGCTGATAGAGCAGTGTACAGTGGTATAGTGTGTTTACTCAAATTGAATCTTGAGCAATTACACTTCTAATGCAAGACTGCATTATGTCTATGTGTGCAAGAAGAAAATCACGAAGTTAGCGGATGAATCTTCCCTTGCTGTGAGACCAAAACTGTTTGCTTGAATATATTAGTGATAATAGCAGTTGTTCATCAATCTGCTGTGTCATGGGAAAGATGGGACCTTTTCCCTTTCAATGTGGAAACGCTCATGGGGGGGGAAGAGTATCCAGGACAGTCTGTCACATCATTTTTTCTAGGAATTTTTTGAAATGATGGTGAAAGTGGCTGTTGCAAAGATCTCCAGAATGCATGTGCATACTGCAGTAGGAAAGATGGCAGCCTTCTTGTCTCCAGGACATGCGTTATGCATGTGATTGCACAGCTTTATTGGAACCATTTTTATAGTAAGGAAATGTGCGTAAGAAAACGACTTCATGTTATGATGGTGGTTCAGTTTGAATGGAGAAGTCAATAAACTGGATAATTTAGTTTTGCTAAAAATGATGCTGGTTTAGAATATCAAATATATCCTGGTGAATACTATCATGTATCCACTGCAATTCATCCAAGACATGTTATTTCATAGAGATACTGTGATGGTTTCCCTGTAGATCTGCTAGTATCCACACTGGATAGCCTAGTGCAGGTACATGGCAGTTAGCATTTCCAGCTACCTCTTGCAGTCCCTTAGATCAGATCATAGTCATTCACATAGTACTGCTGGACCACTTACTATATGATTTCTGTTACTAATAGTAGAGAAGCTGAACCAAGACTTTAAATAAACAACTGGTTCCAACTCAGTGATCTGGTTCCCTGGTAAGCTGCTTCATTCAAACTGTTCTACTAATGTGTTTTTAAGGTCAGTGACATGGCTCCTCAGTAAATCAGGATATTCTTAGAGACTGAAGGAACCTGCCAAATCtcaaaactgacagaaaatgtatttcctaaGATGGATCTGAAGTCTAGCATAGGCATAGCCTTTGTCATTTCTTGTCTTTTAAAAGCTTGATCagttttcctcccttccttcaaGTGACTTCATTTGTAACCACAAATATGGTGTATGCAGTCCTTATTTGTTGTGTAGTGTGATGCTGCATTGTTGTTTGAGGATGCATCTGCCTGcaaaacacacttttttttccttctaaatgtcatactaaaatatttttaaatgtcatatTAAAAGCATGTGATATGATTACAGtgcttgaaaaaaacaaaatgcaggaaaTGACAATAAATGTAAAACATACGCAAGATTTCACATTATAGTTGGAATAGTCAGGACGTTCTTAAGTGAAACTGGAGAAATGACAAGCTGAAGACAGAGGGTCTGCAAttagtttaaatattttgttagtaATTAGATGCTAACTAATGGAAGCTGTTAGAGCTGATAAGTCACCAAGTGCTTAGAAGGAATTTTGTGGTTTACAAgttgaagaaaggaaataaggatCGAGGTGCTTAGGTGGGAGAGGTGGAGATGCATATTAAGTTAGCAAGAGCTTCTGCTTCTGGAATAGTCCAGAAAATTGCAAcaccttaaagaaaaaataaaaagctttgaAGAAGCAGAACGTGCACTGAAGGTGATGGCTCCTACTGATGAATTTGTAGTTAACAGGAATAAATGCACTGTTTGATTTGTACATTTCTGAAAGGTTGTTAAACCACTGGAAAGCATGCTCTTTACATGAGTTGGAAAGAGCCCAGTGTTCTGAGTGTCTAAAAAAGCCTATTTAGAAGAAAGGAGTTAAAGAACTCAGTCAGCTTCTGTAATTTTCTCAGTTCCTGTAATATGGCCACGTGACACATGGTTTTCAGGCTTCTATTCTGACTGCGGTATCAGAACAGTCTTAACAAGCATCTTAATCAGGATGTCCTGAAACACACTCTGCACCTTCAGTAAGGGTGTGGGTGACACCgagctgtgtggtgcagctgACCTGCCCAAGGGGTGGGATGCCATCAGAGAAACCTGGATAGACTCCAGCAGTGGGTCCAAGTAAACCccatgaggttcaacaaaccCAAGTGCACGGTCTTGCACCTGAGTCACAGCAGCCCCTGTATCAGTACAGGCTGGAGGGTGGAAGGGTGGAACACAGTCCTGCGGAAAAGGACTTGGGTGGATGTCAAGCGGGACGTGAACCAGCAGTGTTCCCTTACAGgccagaaagccaactgcatcctgggctgcatcaaaagaagagtggccagcagggcacgggaggtgatcctgcccctctgctctgcacaagtTTTAGATTTgatacaagaaaaatgtttttaagagaagagtgaagcactggcacaggttgcccagggaagtggtgggtGCTCCATCGCTGGAGACACTCAGGGTTGGAAtgcatggggctctgagcacctcatggagctgtaggtatccctgtaattgcaggggagttggactagatggcctttgaGGGTTCCTTCACacaaacaattctgtgaaaataagtgccATGGAAGAACAATATATCTAATTTTCAGATAGAATTACTACTGAATCTAAAAAATCACTGTGGTTGCAACTACAAAGATCAGTTACTGAAAATCTAGTTTTTCCTGGTTTTGGTAGAACCTGAAGGAAAAAGTTAAGGATTAAGGAATTCATGCATTTTGTATCCTTATCTGCTCATTTAACTTTTGGCTTTGGGTGCAATTCTTTAACAGAACTCCCTGAAGATGCAGAATTCTTGGAAGCCATAACCAGTGCTTTGAGGGCTCTCCTACAAACAATGGCATCGAAGAACATATCCCAGGTAAGAGGTATCAAGCTCAAATGTTCCAGTAGGTTCACAGACCTTACAGGAATGCTTTGCTGTATAAACAggtgaaatgtttaaaaattaaaatagcaataaaaactTTGGGTGAGATGGTTAGAATGACAAGTACATTGTCTGCTAACACCACCTGGACGTATGGATTCTTTATTTCCTGATGTCACCCAGTTGAAGCTGGACTTTCTAGAATGTTTGTTGGACTTGAATTAAATATCCAGCGTTGGGCATGAGCTAAATATAGAAATGAAGCCTAGTGATTTGTTATACAAGATGTAATACTAGGTGGGCTGCTGGTCCTTTCTGGCTATAAACTGAAA from Lagopus muta isolate bLagMut1 chromosome 12, bLagMut1 primary, whole genome shotgun sequence includes the following:
- the HEATR3 gene encoding HEAT repeat-containing protein 3 encodes the protein MGKSRARRFRRVPFSPTGPERRREEEGGPEEEPAAELLQKLQHPSAEVREYACASISRLLQQQHVIPAFLQRDVVRCLGPMLLDHSLAVRETAAGALRNLSACGGFEVCDDMVTQDVMTPLVALLKECSNGLDANQLSPKKRREMNKNYIEDIANEAINLLWNVCECNSTAVSIFNKEGCLEAVLHYIKKFSTNVDLAISVANCLQAVTEDNPDLLSSFNASMQQVLETVMLCPESTMKHILLRTLIAGTIWNIKETIPPGSLGSMVNAILKIFSESLAIDAGETIIRMNEAEKNRLKAAAEAETEENVIDVTNNCAISEDDGMEEISKGKGGGEHDISDLLPSDKWELKEVTALLMAQQTALEIIVNMCCSEDPSDDEWEELSSSDESDLFMENSYSEGSGLLMSPLCLSAEVHSAFLNNLIPKKILEKTAFPNSVALDICMHNPSWKPLIKKLNTVQCRALTCLHSILLVSDVDCLGGASALQSLAQHLSQLIFSKTELPEDAEFLEAITSALRALLQTMASKNISQCMTPEQLLALCEASIHSSNASVRVNVVSILGISGSVLAKAQDTAETLKMIGKFLLEVAMKESSLVVAGEALDALFDVFADGKEAEKAAVQMKLLPALKEFQPVFKMRIRKEGKGQYSTDQLCVLDNVKMNLRRFIAYQETLGKNPT